A stretch of the Coprobacillus cateniformis genome encodes the following:
- a CDS encoding FAD-dependent oxidoreductase: MSFSKKYPHLFEPLQVNQMMIPNRIISAPLGSLTDKSVSGIGMIIRGTSGSVPGPRSRMAPGSYCFANMQESQKVREQVVTIQQRGAKAEFELCHVGQYAYVQPGDYAIGPVGFVREDGIEVKAMDENMMNEVADAFAKGAVDAKEYGFDMVMLHFGHGWLPTQFLSPHYNKRTDGYGGCFENRVKFPIQIVERVRQAVGPDYPLDMRISGFEYIEDGTPIDEIIRFIQLIEDKIDMVHISCGLEREIKAMTKMSSTPYFDHKINVQWSQKVKEYVHIPVAVVGAIMTPEEAEEILANHQADAVVIGRQIIADPFWTSKAIEEKSEDIVPCLRCMNCYNQYARNKDRHYGMKSITCCSVNPRYLHEQSVPAELSKAKTIKKVYVIGGGPAGCKAALTAYERGHQVILFEKTDVLGGQLSCSEFDKSKQDLKRYKDYLITQIHKSSIEVRLQCDALEDIDEIKTGDSLIVAVGAKPISLEIAGIQQKHVMDALYAYGHQNEINQKVVIIGGGSIGSELAKLLCHLGKDVTIVEKSEQLCSNVNEHIQTGLLEKLSECQNLKIFLNSQCLSIQNQSVVIQNNTDLQVIEAQSVIVAVGMQSRCDIVNQFYGLVPDINVIGDAKRPGTVAQATHDGYYAGVSL; the protein is encoded by the coding sequence ATGAGTTTTTCTAAAAAATATCCACATCTTTTTGAACCATTGCAAGTCAATCAAATGATGATACCTAATCGTATTATCTCTGCTCCTTTAGGTAGTCTGACTGATAAATCAGTGAGCGGAATTGGGATGATTATTCGTGGGACAAGCGGTTCAGTCCCAGGTCCTCGATCAAGAATGGCACCTGGTTCTTATTGTTTTGCGAATATGCAAGAAAGTCAAAAAGTAAGAGAACAAGTTGTAACGATTCAGCAACGTGGTGCAAAAGCAGAATTTGAACTTTGTCATGTTGGTCAATATGCTTATGTTCAGCCTGGAGACTATGCTATTGGGCCAGTTGGTTTTGTACGTGAAGATGGTATTGAAGTGAAAGCAATGGATGAAAACATGATGAATGAAGTTGCTGATGCATTCGCTAAAGGAGCAGTTGATGCAAAAGAGTATGGCTTTGATATGGTGATGTTGCATTTTGGACATGGCTGGTTACCAACTCAATTTCTTTCACCGCATTATAACAAGCGTACAGATGGTTATGGTGGTTGTTTTGAAAATCGTGTGAAATTTCCTATTCAAATTGTGGAGAGAGTCAGACAGGCAGTGGGTCCAGATTATCCTTTAGATATGCGTATTAGTGGTTTTGAATATATCGAGGATGGAACACCTATAGATGAAATTATTCGATTTATTCAACTGATTGAGGATAAGATAGATATGGTACATATTTCATGTGGTTTAGAAAGAGAAATCAAAGCCATGACAAAGATGTCATCTACACCTTATTTTGATCATAAGATCAATGTTCAATGGTCACAAAAAGTCAAAGAATATGTTCATATTCCAGTCGCTGTTGTGGGAGCTATTATGACACCTGAAGAAGCAGAAGAGATTTTAGCAAATCATCAGGCTGATGCTGTTGTGATAGGAAGACAAATCATTGCAGACCCATTTTGGACGAGTAAAGCAATAGAGGAAAAGAGTGAAGATATTGTTCCTTGTTTAAGATGTATGAATTGTTATAATCAATATGCTAGAAATAAAGATAGACATTATGGTATGAAAAGTATCACATGTTGTTCAGTCAATCCTAGATATTTGCATGAACAAAGTGTTCCCGCTGAACTCTCCAAAGCAAAAACTATCAAAAAAGTCTATGTGATTGGTGGTGGACCAGCTGGCTGTAAAGCAGCTTTAACAGCTTATGAGCGAGGTCATCAAGTCATCCTTTTTGAAAAAACTGATGTTTTAGGTGGTCAATTGTCTTGTTCTGAATTTGATAAAAGTAAACAGGATTTAAAGAGATACAAGGATTATCTGATTACACAGATTCATAAATCAAGTATTGAAGTCAGATTACAATGTGATGCTCTTGAAGATATTGATGAAATAAAGACAGGTGATAGTTTAATCGTTGCAGTTGGAGCAAAACCCATCTCTTTAGAGATTGCAGGTATTCAGCAAAAGCATGTTATGGATGCCTTATATGCTTACGGACATCAGAATGAAATAAACCAAAAAGTTGTCATTATTGGTGGTGGTTCGATTGGTTCTGAACTTGCAAAATTATTATGTCATTTAGGGAAAGACGTCACAATTGTTGAAAAGAGTGAGCAATTATGTTCAAATGTTAATGAACATATTCAAACAGGATTACTGGAGAAATTATCTGAGTGTCAAAATCTCAAAATATTTCTCAATTCTCAATGTCTTTCTATCCAAAATCAAAGTGTTGTCATTCAAAATAATACTGATCTACAAGTGATTGAAGCACAAAGTGTTATTGTTGCTGTAGGAATGCAGTCAAGATGCGATATTGTTAATCAATTTTATGGTCTTGTACCAGATATCAATGTTATTGGTGATGCAAAACGTCCTGGAACAGTTGCACAGGCGACACATGATGGATATTATGCAGGAGTTTCTTTGTAA
- a CDS encoding glycosyltransferase family 2 protein, with the protein MITISVCMIVKDEEDVLERALSSIKDIADEIIIVDTGSTDMTKEIAAKFTDKIFDFEWCDDFSKARNYSFSKATQDYCMWLDADDDLLEADQKELMKLKETLSPETSVVMMRYNTGFDNDGKPTFTYYRERLLRREDQFYWEGFVHEVISPRGKMEYSEIAITHRKIKAGNPLRNIRMFKAKEKEGILFSPREMFYYARELYYHKYYDEAITQFKKFLNTGKGWRENNISACQFLGYCYHQKGEMREAVLSLLNSLCYDVPRAEICCDLGKYFYELKCYEQAIFWYAMALSCERNDESGAFISPDCYDYIPYIQLCLCYDAIKDYKTAKFYNDLAGKCKPNDSSYLYNKRYFERIS; encoded by the coding sequence ATGATTACAATAAGTGTATGTATGATTGTTAAAGATGAAGAAGATGTTTTGGAAAGAGCTCTATCTTCAATCAAAGATATTGCTGATGAAATTATTATTGTAGATACAGGATCTACTGATATGACAAAAGAAATTGCTGCAAAATTCACAGATAAAATCTTTGATTTTGAATGGTGCGATGATTTCTCTAAAGCGAGAAACTACTCTTTCTCTAAAGCAACTCAAGATTATTGCATGTGGCTTGATGCAGACGATGATCTTTTAGAAGCAGATCAAAAAGAATTAATGAAATTAAAAGAAACACTTTCTCCAGAAACATCTGTCGTGATGATGAGATATAACACAGGTTTTGACAATGATGGAAAACCAACGTTTACTTATTATCGTGAAAGGTTACTGCGAAGAGAAGACCAATTCTATTGGGAAGGATTTGTGCATGAAGTTATTAGTCCAAGAGGTAAAATGGAATATAGTGAAATAGCTATTACTCATCGTAAAATAAAAGCAGGGAATCCTTTAAGAAATATAAGAATGTTTAAAGCAAAAGAAAAAGAAGGAATTCTATTCTCACCTAGAGAAATGTTCTACTATGCTAGAGAATTGTATTATCATAAATATTATGATGAGGCAATTACGCAATTCAAGAAATTTTTAAATACTGGAAAAGGATGGCGTGAAAACAATATTTCTGCTTGTCAATTCTTGGGATATTGTTATCATCAAAAAGGTGAAATGAGAGAAGCCGTTCTATCCTTACTCAATAGTTTATGTTATGATGTTCCACGAGCTGAAATATGTTGTGATTTAGGAAAGTATTTCTATGAATTAAAGTGTTATGAGCAAGCCATTTTTTGGTATGCAATGGCATTATCTTGTGAAAGAAATGATGAATCAGGTGCATTTATATCACCTGACTGCTATGATTATATTCCATATATTCAACTCTGTTTATGCTATGATGCTATTAAAGACTATAAAACAGCCAAATTCTACAATGATTTAGCTGGAAAATGTAAACCAAACGATTCATCTTATCTCTATAACAAGCGTTATTTTGAACGCATATCGTAA
- a CDS encoding zinc ribbon domain-containing protein translates to MKKILKVLTMALMVFVLTGCMKLSINVEVKADKTMAMGMEILAEESMFKSAGMSADDYVKQMEDQIKSSEGMEDAKTTPIEKTIDGSKWVGVSVQGTASADASVRIIDKEVNGKDGIELTLPMDDFSDQMDMSQLTSYGYSVEQMKKLGMEMNVVIKMPGKATSNVGTVDGNTVTVDLLDMMATGKSNDIIVSSELSGGGMDMSMIFIIVGVAAIAGVVAFMLMKKKKENHEEVYDGSPISKATEEKVVTEAPVVESDVEEKIEAPTEVVNEEKVEVVTEPKAYCPNCGTPVGSEETCPNCGFTLKK, encoded by the coding sequence ATGAAAAAAATATTAAAAGTATTAACTATGGCTTTAATGGTATTTGTTCTGACTGGGTGTATGAAACTCAGCATTAATGTTGAAGTTAAAGCTGATAAGACAATGGCAATGGGTATGGAAATCTTAGCTGAGGAATCAATGTTTAAAAGTGCTGGAATGTCTGCTGATGATTATGTTAAACAAATGGAAGATCAAATTAAATCTTCTGAAGGTATGGAGGATGCCAAGACAACTCCAATTGAAAAAACAATAGATGGTTCTAAATGGGTTGGTGTTTCTGTACAAGGAACAGCATCTGCTGATGCATCTGTTAGAATTATTGATAAAGAAGTTAATGGTAAAGATGGAATTGAATTAACTTTACCTATGGATGATTTTAGTGATCAAATGGATATGAGTCAATTAACTTCATATGGATATTCAGTTGAACAAATGAAGAAATTAGGAATGGAAATGAATGTTGTTATTAAAATGCCAGGAAAAGCAACATCAAATGTTGGAACTGTAGATGGAAATACTGTAACTGTTGATTTATTAGATATGATGGCAACTGGCAAATCTAATGATATTATTGTATCATCTGAATTATCAGGTGGTGGAATGGATATGAGCATGATTTTCATTATTGTAGGTGTTGCAGCAATTGCTGGAGTTGTTGCATTTATGTTAATGAAGAAAAAGAAAGAAAATCATGAAGAGGTTTATGATGGGTCACCAATTTCTAAAGCCACTGAAGAAAAAGTGGTTACAGAAGCACCAGTAGTAGAATCAGATGTTGAAGAAAAGATAGAAGCACCTACTGAAGTTGTTAATGAAGAAAAAGTAGAAGTTGTAACTGAACCAAAAGCATATTGTCCAAATTGTGGAACACCAGTTGGAAGTGAAGAAACTTGTCCAAATTGTGGTTTTACTTTAAAGAAATAA
- a CDS encoding DUF6120 family protein, with amino-acid sequence MKGSYKYYKDVKKLFPINGKQEKIYLTHLKQQIDEYGDVSYNDLEEIFGNPNQIYASYIESLDEDEVISKMNYKKLLKRLFITCIICVLVLSLFIFYKINQEADEAKKHRVDEIENIIEEK; translated from the coding sequence ATGAAGGGTAGTTACAAATATTATAAAGATGTAAAAAAATTGTTTCCTATTAATGGAAAACAAGAAAAAATTTATTTAACGCATCTGAAACAACAAATTGACGAATACGGAGATGTTTCCTATAATGATTTAGAGGAGATATTTGGTAATCCTAATCAAATTTATGCATCCTACATAGAATCATTAGATGAAGACGAAGTTATCAGCAAAATGAATTATAAAAAACTATTAAAAAGATTATTTATAACATGTATTATTTGTGTTTTAGTGTTGAGCCTATTTATATTTTATAAAATTAATCAAGAGGCTGATGAAGCAAAAAAACATAGAGTAGATGAAATAGAAAATATTATTGAGGAGAAATAA
- a CDS encoding Gfo/Idh/MocA family oxidoreductase, whose product MLVVAYIGFGNSVCRYHLPYVERRKDIIKVKYIYRRKEDRVGDEERETWYPNITFTSDIEDVMNDSEVNLIVVNTPDAFHVSYTMQALEHGKNVLCEKPFAMTAKEAKEVFDYAKSKGLVAMSNQNRRYDADMRTVRKVIESGVLGDIVEVESHYDYYRPSIAEHKGYGILYGLAVHPIDQIIGQFGQPKKVVYDCRSIDNPGFADDYYDIDFFYENGMKAIVKTSYYVKLDYPRFIVHGKKGSFLMPSLGHQSSLKPKPGPIEISFDPLPEDKWGTLSYIDDQGNDITKKVPTEIGDYGIIYDNLYDAIFNHGEKIIKDEEVIEVLTIIEEATKVAKEV is encoded by the coding sequence ATGTTAGTTGTTGCTTATATTGGATTTGGGAATAGTGTGTGTCGTTATCATTTACCATATGTAGAAAGAAGAAAAGACATAATTAAGGTGAAGTACATCTATCGAAGAAAAGAAGATAGAGTAGGGGATGAAGAAAGAGAAACATGGTATCCAAATATTACCTTTACATCAGATATTGAGGATGTTATGAATGACTCAGAAGTGAACTTGATTGTTGTCAATACGCCAGATGCTTTCCATGTTTCATATACTATGCAAGCTTTAGAACATGGTAAGAATGTCTTATGTGAAAAACCGTTTGCGATGACAGCAAAGGAAGCAAAAGAGGTTTTTGATTATGCAAAATCTAAGGGATTGGTTGCTATGTCTAATCAGAACAGGCGTTATGACGCTGATATGCGTACTGTTCGTAAGGTTATTGAATCAGGTGTTTTAGGGGATATTGTAGAAGTTGAATCGCATTATGATTATTATCGTCCTAGTATTGCTGAACATAAGGGATATGGTATTCTTTATGGTTTGGCTGTTCATCCAATTGATCAGATAATTGGACAATTTGGTCAACCTAAGAAAGTTGTTTATGATTGTAGAAGTATTGATAATCCTGGATTTGCTGATGATTATTATGACATTGATTTCTTTTATGAAAATGGTATGAAGGCTATTGTCAAAACGAGTTATTATGTTAAATTAGACTATCCTAGATTTATTGTTCATGGTAAGAAGGGAAGTTTTTTAATGCCGTCTTTAGGTCATCAAAGTTCATTAAAACCAAAACCAGGACCAATTGAAATCAGTTTTGATCCATTGCCTGAAGATAAATGGGGAACTTTATCTTATATTGATGATCAAGGAAATGATATAACAAAGAAAGTGCCAACCGAAATAGGTGATTATGGTATTATTTATGACAATTTATATGATGCTATTTTTAATCATGGTGAAAAGATTATTAAAGATGAAGAAGTTATTGAAGTATTAACAATTATTGAAGAAGCAACAAAAGTTGCTAAGGAGGTTTAA
- a CDS encoding Gfo/Idh/MocA family protein, with the protein MKVGILGAGMIVHDMLSFIHEVEGVELIGICALPVEQDKIEILAKEHHIANTYIEYDEMLKNDDIEVIYIAVNNHLHYEMSMKALKAHKHVICEKPFTSHIKELEELNAYAKKENLLLLEAISTQYLPNVLKIKELLNEVGDVKIVSANYSQYSSRYNAFKEGQILPAFDYKKSGGALMDLNIYNIHFLVALFGEPKDVYYQANIEKGIDTSGIITLNYGNFKAVLVGAKDCKAPIMTSVQGDQGCILLDTPANNVSNFQLLKNDKRVFQYNEQDGKHRMYFEFVEFVKIIDKKDYQRAQDMMEKSLIAMTIATKARQSANVIFPADIN; encoded by the coding sequence ATGAAAGTTGGAATATTAGGAGCAGGAATGATAGTTCATGATATGTTGTCGTTTATTCATGAGGTTGAAGGAGTAGAACTCATTGGTATTTGTGCATTGCCAGTGGAACAAGATAAAATAGAAATACTTGCTAAAGAGCATCATATTGCAAATACATATATTGAATATGATGAAATGTTGAAGAATGATGATATAGAAGTTATCTATATAGCTGTCAATAATCATCTTCATTATGAAATGAGCATGAAAGCTTTAAAAGCCCATAAACATGTTATTTGTGAGAAACCTTTTACAAGTCATATTAAAGAATTAGAAGAATTAAATGCTTATGCAAAAAAAGAAAATTTACTTTTATTGGAAGCAATTTCAACTCAATATTTACCTAATGTATTAAAAATCAAGGAATTATTAAATGAAGTCGGAGATGTTAAAATTGTTTCAGCTAATTATTCACAATATTCTTCTCGTTATAATGCTTTTAAGGAAGGTCAAATTTTACCTGCTTTTGATTATAAAAAATCAGGCGGAGCATTGATGGACTTGAATATTTATAATATCCATTTCTTAGTAGCGTTGTTTGGAGAACCAAAAGATGTTTATTATCAAGCGAATATTGAAAAGGGCATTGATACTTCAGGAATTATTACTTTAAATTATGGAAATTTTAAAGCAGTATTGGTGGGTGCAAAAGATTGCAAAGCACCAATTATGACAAGTGTTCAAGGAGATCAAGGATGTATTCTTTTAGATACGCCTGCTAATAATGTGTCTAACTTTCAATTATTAAAAAATGATAAGAGAGTTTTTCAATATAATGAACAAGATGGAAAGCATCGTATGTATTTTGAATTTGTAGAGTTTGTTAAGATTATAGATAAGAAGGATTATCAAAGAGCACAAGATATGATGGAGAAGAGTCTAATTGCAATGACAATTGCAACTAAAGCAAGACAATCAGCAAATGTTATATTTCCTGCTGATATTAATTAA
- a CDS encoding PadR family transcriptional regulator, which yields MAKYSNYLFKFDLLILSVLQEQDRYGYEISKLIADKTNGYIVPKHGTMYPIIYKLIEDKYITSNTVIVNNKARVYYHLEDKGRVYLQQIIEEYDNLVEQINNVVHGGENEG from the coding sequence ATGGCAAAGTATTCTAATTATTTATTTAAATTTGATTTACTGATTTTAAGTGTTCTTCAGGAACAAGACAGATATGGATATGAAATATCTAAACTTATAGCTGATAAGACAAACGGATATATTGTGCCAAAACATGGAACCATGTATCCGATTATTTATAAACTTATTGAAGATAAATATATAACTAGCAATACAGTTATAGTAAATAATAAAGCAAGAGTTTATTATCATCTTGAAGATAAAGGAAGGGTTTATCTTCAACAAATCATAGAAGAATATGATAATTTAGTAGAACAAATTAATAATGTAGTTCATGGAGGGGAAAATGAAGGGTAG
- a CDS encoding collagen-like triple helix repeat-containing protein has translation MDENMYDYDCSRCLDCDCNRWSDCDCCPSVIVNCSTGITGPTGPTGATGATGATGATGSTGATGITGTTGPTGPTGANGVTGPTGPTGANGITGPTGATGNTGPTGATGITGPTGATGNTGPTGANGTTGPTGPTGPSNVIECGCVDQVRNVLRQIIELYPENNIIVSMESGDNASGRAGQLLPPPNTNPNAGLLQLINNQGQPQEAISLCRIAAFRVTSSTYNDSISFLPDPVPTPEGCGADCQNAIRSYLPLGTTSVNIKAGGQTVGQGTVIKNEFGMIVLVGPNNSDPSFISLCKAEIITK, from the coding sequence ATGGACGAAAATATGTATGATTATGATTGCAGTAGATGTTTAGATTGTGATTGTAATAGATGGTCAGATTGTGATTGTTGTCCCTCAGTCATAGTTAACTGTTCAACTGGTATAACAGGCCCAACTGGTCCGACTGGAGCCACTGGGGCGACTGGGGCGACTGGGGCGACCGGTAGCACTGGAGCAACTGGTATTACTGGTACAACAGGTCCAACTGGTCCGACTGGAGCTAATGGAGTAACTGGACCGACTGGACCAACAGGCGCTAATGGTATCACTGGTCCAACTGGTGCTACTGGTAATACAGGGCCTACAGGGGCGACTGGTATCACTGGTCCTACTGGAGCAACTGGCAATACAGGACCTACCGGTGCTAATGGAACAACCGGACCGACTGGTCCGACTGGACCTTCAAATGTTATTGAATGTGGATGTGTAGATCAAGTGCGAAATGTACTCCGTCAAATTATTGAACTATATCCTGAGAATAATATCATTGTTAGCATGGAAAGTGGTGATAATGCAAGTGGTCGAGCAGGTCAGTTACTTCCACCGCCAAATACAAATCCAAATGCTGGATTACTACAGTTAATTAATAATCAAGGACAACCACAGGAAGCTATTTCATTATGTCGAATTGCGGCATTTAGAGTCACAAGTTCAACTTATAATGATTCAATTAGTTTTTTACCAGATCCAGTACCAACACCAGAAGGTTGTGGTGCAGATTGCCAAAATGCAATTCGTTCTTACTTACCATTAGGAACAACTTCAGTAAATATTAAAGCAGGAGGACAAACGGTTGGTCAAGGAACAGTTATTAAAAATGAATTTGGAATGATTGTTTTAGTTGGTCCAAATAATAGTGATCCTTCCTTTATTTCTTTATGCAAAGCTGAAATCATAACTAAGTAA
- the dapF gene encoding diaminopimelate epimerase, with translation MLKFTKMEGIGNDYIYIDGIHQDVPMNPHFITKISDRHFGIGSDGVIVIQESEICDFKMRMFNLDGSEGKMCGNGIRCFAKFVYDHQLTKKTYLEIETLGGIKKVWLIIDNNKVQYVRVNMGQPILKSKEIPCLFDKEEMINEPIEVDGQVYYLTSLSMGNPHTVIYMNHLDFNIQELGIKFEKHILFPESVNTEFVEVVNRQYLKMRVWERGSGETMACGTGACAVMYASYINGLCDNHVQVELLGGILDISYENGEIWMSGPATTVFEGIIQEEVFNV, from the coding sequence ATGCTTAAATTCACAAAAATGGAAGGAATAGGAAATGATTATATTTATATTGATGGCATTCATCAGGATGTTCCTATGAACCCTCATTTTATTACAAAGATAAGTGATCGTCATTTTGGTATTGGAAGTGATGGTGTTATTGTTATACAAGAATCAGAAATCTGTGATTTTAAGATGCGAATGTTTAATTTAGATGGTAGTGAAGGAAAAATGTGTGGTAATGGTATTCGTTGTTTTGCTAAATTCGTTTATGACCATCAATTAACCAAGAAAACTTATTTGGAGATAGAGACATTGGGTGGTATTAAGAAAGTATGGTTAATAATTGACAATAATAAGGTTCAATATGTCAGAGTCAATATGGGTCAGCCTATCTTAAAATCAAAAGAAATTCCTTGTCTATTTGATAAGGAAGAAATGATCAATGAACCAATTGAAGTAGATGGTCAAGTATATTATCTCACATCTTTATCAATGGGAAATCCACATACAGTAATATATATGAATCATTTAGATTTTAATATCCAAGAACTTGGAATAAAATTTGAAAAACACATACTTTTCCCTGAATCGGTTAATACTGAATTTGTTGAGGTTGTTAATCGTCAATATCTTAAGATGCGTGTTTGGGAAAGAGGTAGTGGTGAAACAATGGCTTGTGGGACAGGAGCTTGTGCTGTGATGTATGCAAGTTATATAAATGGTTTGTGTGATAACCATGTTCAAGTTGAACTCTTAGGTGGGATTCTTGATATTAGTTATGAAAATGGAGAGATTTGGATGAGTGGACCGGCCACAACAGTTTTTGAAGGAATTATTCAAGAGGAGGTATTTAATGTATAA
- a CDS encoding exosporium glycoprotein BclB-related protein, translated as MNDNMCNNSCNNSCNNKCTWCPRCRCCPPVIVNCPTGVTGPAGPTGPMGCPGPRGATGPMGPMGYPGNTGATGPTGATGPRGCPGPRGITGATGPTGPTGNTGATGPRGCPGPRGCPGPRGITGATGPTGPTGNTGATGATGVTGATGPTGATGPTGATGPTGPTGATGVGITGPTGATGATGANGITGPTGPTGNTGANGATGNTGATGNTGADGAIGPTGATGTTGPTGATGNTGADGATGPTGATGNTGADGATGPTGATGNTGADGVTGATGPTGATGNTGADGATGPTGATGNTGADGATGPTGATGNTGADGAIGPTGATGPTGATGATGATGATGATGATGATGPTGATGSSAIIPFASGIPVSLTTIAGGLVGTPAFVGFGSSAPGLSIVGNTIDLTNPSGTLTNFAFTMPRDGTITAIDVFFSTTAALSLVGSTITITAQLYQSTVPNNTMTAIPGTLITLTPSLTGILSIGSISKGILTGLSIPVPAQTRLMLVLTATATGLSLVNTVAGYASAGVSID; from the coding sequence ATGAACGATAACATGTGTAATAACTCATGCAACAACAGTTGTAACAACAAATGTACTTGGTGTCCTCGCTGTCGTTGTTGTCCACCCGTTATTGTAAACTGTCCAACTGGAGTGACTGGCCCTGCAGGACCTACAGGTCCTATGGGTTGTCCTGGACCTAGAGGAGCAACCGGTCCAATGGGACCTATGGGATATCCTGGTAATACTGGAGCGACAGGACCTACTGGGGCGACTGGACCAAGAGGTTGTCCTGGACCAAGAGGTATAACAGGGGCAACTGGACCTACTGGGCCTACGGGTAATACTGGGGCGACTGGACCAAGAGGCTGTCCTGGACCAAGAGGTTGTCCTGGACCAAGAGGTATAACAGGAGCAACTGGACCTACTGGGCCTACGGGTAATACTGGGGCGACTGGAGCTACAGGTGTGACGGGGGCGACTGGACCAACTGGGGCGACTGGACCAACTGGGGCGACTGGACCGACTGGGCCTACGGGTGCGACTGGTGTTGGAATCACTGGACCTACGGGTGCTACTGGGGCTACTGGTGCCAATGGGATTACAGGGCCAACTGGGCCTACAGGTAATACTGGAGCTAATGGAGCGACTGGTAATACTGGGGCGACTGGTAATACTGGAGCCGATGGCGCTATTGGACCTACTGGAGCCACTGGAACTACTGGACCTACGGGTGCAACGGGTAATACTGGGGCTGATGGTGCGACTGGACCTACGGGGGCTACAGGAAACACTGGAGCTGATGGTGCGACTGGGCCTACTGGGGCGACTGGTAATACTGGGGCTGATGGTGTGACTGGGGCGACTGGACCTACTGGTGCAACGGGTAATACTGGAGCTGATGGTGCGACTGGACCTACGGGGGCGACTGGTAACACTGGAGCTGATGGTGCGACTGGACCTACGGGGGCGACTGGTAATACTGGGGCTGATGGTGCTATTGGACCTACAGGAGCTACTGGACCTACGGGGGCGACTGGTGCTACAGGGGCTACTGGCGCTACAGGAGCTACTGGCGCTACAGGGGCTACTGGACCTACTGGGGCGACTGGTTCTTCTGCAATTATCCCATTTGCTTCTGGAATACCTGTCAGTTTAACAACTATTGCTGGTGGATTAGTGGGAACTCCTGCCTTTGTTGGATTTGGAAGTTCTGCACCTGGTTTATCAATCGTAGGTAATACTATCGATTTAACTAACCCAAGTGGAACATTAACAAACTTTGCATTTACAATGCCACGTGATGGAACCATTACTGCAATTGATGTCTTCTTCTCTACTACTGCTGCATTATCTTTAGTTGGAAGTACAATTACAATTACAGCACAGTTATATCAATCAACTGTTCCTAACAACACAATGACTGCTATTCCAGGTACGTTAATTACTCTTACACCTTCATTAACAGGTATACTCTCAATTGGATCAATTTCTAAAGGAATATTAACTGGTTTATCTATACCAGTTCCTGCACAAACACGATTGATGTTAGTATTAACTGCTACTGCAACTGGATTAAGTTTGGTTAACACAGTAGCTGGATATGCTAGTGCTGGTGTTTCAATTGACTAA